Within the Polyodon spathula isolate WHYD16114869_AA unplaced genomic scaffold, ASM1765450v1 scaffolds_570, whole genome shotgun sequence genome, the region AGGCTAACAGCGCTGTACACTCAGGCATGGGAGAGGCTAACAGTGCTGTACACTCAGGCATGGGAGAGGCTAACAGCGCTGTACACTCAGGCATGGGAGAGGCTAACAGCGCTGTACACCCAGGCATGGGAGAGGCTAACAGTGCTGAACACTCAGGCATGGTGCGAGGGAGAGGCTAACAGCACTGTACACTCAGGCACGGTGCAAGGGATAAGTTTACAATCTTCCTGCAATGCTCCTCCATAGACTCTAAGTAATTCTgacaagtcttatttccatctctgcactCACATAAAAACTTCTTGAATTGTTACTGGGGTTTACAAGGGAATCAGGAAACTGAGGGAGCACAGCAAGACCAGGGTGCTCTGTACCACAGTGTGTATCAATACGAGTGTGCAGGGGAATCAGGAAACCGAGGGAGCACAGCAAGCCTTCAGAAACCCCTTGTTTACGTATAGTATTAAAATGAGCAGGTAGGAGCCAGAAGTTTGAGCAATCAGTCCCTGATAAATCTGTTCTGAATGAACTGATCACACTTCTCATCACCGTCTTAATAAGTCTCACCAGCGTCGGTAGGTTTACTGTTAGGAGATGTTCATGCGGCTCTACAGGATGGATGAATAATTAAACTGTTGACTGAAtgatcaaactcctggctcctgacgatttaaataatacagtatttttttggggggggggagttctGAAACACAGGACTAGATGCAGGACTAGTGTATGTTTCGAAGGTTGTAGAGCAGGTTTCGAGGAGTTTAGGAGTAGCAGTGTACAGATCATTATAACAGACCCTGCAGGTTCTACTGGACTAGTCTCATTATAACAGACCCTGCAGGTTCTACTGGACTAGTCTCATTATAACAGACCCTGCAGGTTCTACTGGACTAGTTTCATTATAAAAGACCCTGCAGGTTCTACTGGACTAGTCTCATTATAACAGACCCTGCAGGTTCTACTGGACTAGTCTCATTATAACAGACCCTGCAGGTTAACAGACCCTACTGGACTAGTCTCATTATAACAGACCCTGCAGGTTCTACTGGACTAGTCTCATTATAACAGACCCTGCAGGTTCTACTGGACTAGTCTCATTATAACAGACCCTGCAGGTTCTACTGGactaacttcattataacagCCTGGACTAGTTTCATTATAACAGACCCTGCAGGTTCTACTGGactaacttcattataacagaCCCTGTAGGTTGCACTGGACTAATTTCATGGCCGCCTAGGTCTTTAGGTCAGGCAGGTACACTGCTGCCCCCTGTAGATGAACACATGAAATAGAAGGGAACCTACTCCAGGACCACATTGTTGGGGTCCAGATCCTTTCCAGTGCCTTGGTTAACGACCTTCATGGAGAGAGACAGCTTCACTTTATCATCCTGCATCTGCAAAGGAGGGCGACGAGACAGTTTAATAGCACTGCTACAGGCACTCAAAACATGTTAAGAAGAGCGATCCTTGCACCTTTACACCTGGGATGGCAACGAGCTaccggcccctggaggacaaaggtcagccctgcaggtgaACGTTCAAGCTCaacaggcgcctggccagtagtGGCCGCTGCATTGGCAAGAGGTGCCTCAGCCCATGAGGATCCCAAACCTGCTTGAGCATCAGAGCCAAGATCAACAACGAACTCAAAAATGAACTTAAACAAAGTGTGTTAACTTCTACGAATTAGAACTACATAATGTATATAAACTATTCAAGCAACTTCAAAGCAAATAACAAACTTAACGGATGATAACTCCGAGTTTAAATGCTTAGTGAATGGCTAAACAATTACgttacagtaacatttttaaaatttccaTCCTTGCAGCACGCTGGAGTTGAGTTCTGCACTTCACAAGCCCTgcagtctgcctgcctgcctctctaaTCTCTGCCTGTTACCTCTCCGTCTCTCTACCTGCCTGCCTCACCTCTTTGCCGATCACCTTCACCCACACCTTCTCTCCAACATCCACGATCTCCGCGGGGTTCTCCACTCGACAGGATGACATGTGGGTTCTGTGGACCAGACCTGAGAGGCAAGCAGAGACAGCGTCAGGACACAGGGTAGGGAGCAGCCTGCAACACAGCACTGAATCACAGTGGAGGAGACAGGGCAGGGAGCAGCCTGCAACACAGCACTGAATCACAGTGGAGGAGACAGGGCAGGGAGCAGCCTGCAACACAGCACTGAATCACAGTGGAGGAGACAGGGCAGGGAGCAGCCAGCAACACAGCACTGAATCACAGTGGAGGAGACAGGGCAGGGAGCAGCCAGAAACACAGCACTGAATCACAGTGGCCATTTACACTGGGGTGTTAGATTATATCCAGCTCTGAACCCCAGCACTGCAGGATCATGCTGAAAAGGTTTTGAAGTATTGAAGTATATGTGTGAAACTCTAAAGTGTGATTCTGTACGTGCCTCCCCTCCATCACCCATGTCCAGGGCCAGTAAGCCCTGCCCTCCGTACAGCATCAGCACTGGTCCTGTGGCTGTGTGTGCCACTACTCATTAGGAGCACTTTATTAGAACATTACAGCTGGACAGCACCTTGCTTCCtgcagcctgggattttgatgaaGATACCATACTCCATTATTGATGCCACCTAAAGAAAAGGAAACATGAAAACTCAATTCTTCTTTTATAAATTTCACCTTCACCActgtacaacattatatatatatatatatatatatatatatatatatatatatatatatatatatatatatatatatatatatatatatacacacacacacacacacacacacacacacacacacggagtgtacaaaacattaggaacaccttcctaatattgagttgcacccccttttgccctcagaacagcctcaattcgtcggggcatggactctacaaggtgttgaaagcattccacagggacgctggcccatgttgactccaatgcttcccacagttgtgtcaagttggctggtagtggatctctactccgaatagctcgttccatctcatcccacagatgctcaactggattgagatctggtgactgggcaggccactgcagtaagctgagtTCAATGTCATGTTCGctgaaccattcctggacaatcctagccttgtggcatggggcattatcctgctgaaaaaatccattagcagatggatacactgctgccatgaagggatgcacctgattggcaatgatgttcagatatcctgcagcattcaaacgttgctccacttttatcaaggggaccaatgtgtgccatgaaaacacaccccacaccatcacaccaccaccacctgcctgcaatgttgacacgcggcatgatggatgcatgtactcatgtggtgttctctataccctagtcctcccatcagcgtgaaacagcaggagcCTGGATTCaacagaccaggcaatgtttttccaatcctccagtgtccagtgttttcattctgtagctcactgcaaccgcagtttcttttgttttgctgaaagaagtggaactctgttaggttatcagctgccataccccattcgtgtcaaggtatgacgagttgtgcttttttttatgggtctttcagcaccaatgttgtactggactgtcagttgactgactgtagcctgtctgttgctctgcacaattcgtgtcagcctcctttgccctctttcatcaatgagccgttttcaaccactggcctgtcgttggctggatgtcctttgggtggtggaccatccttgatacacaagggaaaatgttgagcgtgaa harbors:
- the LOC121308195 gene encoding nucleolar protein of 40 kDa-like, which gives rise to MDLPELHAVLRGEVASIMEYGIFIKIPGCRKQGLVHRTHMSSCRVENPAEIVDVGEKVWVKVIGKEMQDDKVKLSLSMKVVNQGTGKDLDPNNVVLE